A window of Synergistaceae bacterium genomic DNA:
GCGGATAATTCGTCCGCTAAAGCCCTCATGGAGCTGCTGTCAGTGAAGCCGCTGACAATTCAAATGCAGGATTACGGCGGATTTGAGAAAGTCGGTTCTCTGGGCCGTACTCTGCCGCGCAACGACGAGCAAATAAACACGACGGCCGGGGATCTGATTTTGTACCAGGGCAATCGATTTGTGATTTACTACTCGACCAACTCGTGGAACTTCACAAGGCTCGGCAGAATCGACAAGGCCACGGCCGGCGAACTCAAAGCGGCGCTCGGGGATGGCGATGTGTCCGTTACGCTTTCGGTCGCGAATGCCGTCTCGTCGAAAATGCCGGAAGATTTGATTTTCGTCCAGGGTGGGACGTTCACCATGGGAAGCCCCGCGGAGGAACTGGACCGCATCTCGGACGAAATTCAGCACAGCGTTGCGGTGAGCGGCTTTTACCTCGCCAAATCGGAGGTGACGCAAAAAGAATACCGCGAACTGAGGGGCGGAAATCCCGGCGAACACTCCGGCGACGACCTGCCTGTTGAAAGCGTGACGTGGTTTGACGCCGTCCGTTTTTGCAACGCCCGAAGCGAAAAAGAAGGGCTGACTCCGGCCTACGTCATAAACGGCGAGAGCGTGACGTGGAACCGCGCCGCGAACGGTTACCGCCTCCCCACGGAGGCCGAGTGGGAATACGCCTGCCGCGCCGGAACGACGACGCCATTCAACACGGGCCGCACGATCACCGACAAAGAGGCCAACATCAACAATTCCTACGGCTATAACAAAGACGCCAGCGGCCGGGTCATCGGCGGCTACCGGCAGAAAATCATCGCGGTAAACAGTTTCAGCCCCAATCCATGGGGACTGTTCGACATGCACGGCAACGTTGGGGAATGGTGCTGGGACTGGTACGGCGATTACAATGCGTCCGAGCGGATCGATCCGGCGGGCGCCGTGTCCGGCGTCTATCGCGTGGTTCGCGGCGGCGGATGGAACGATTTTCCGAAACACGCGCGCTCGGCGTACCGCGCCGCCACTCCGCCCAATGAGGGAATGTATAACATCGGTTTTCGCGTTGCGCGGAACGAGAAGTAAAATACTATCGACAGGGAGAGGAAAATATGAAAATCATTTTGATGCTGTGTGTTTTCTGTTTGTTCATGATTTCGGGCGCGGCAAGCTCGGCAAAAGCGGCTGAGAAGGGAAAAATCCTCGTGGCTTATTTCTCCTGGGGAGGCAACACTCGCGGAACAGCCAAAGAGATACATGCTCAAACCGGCGGGGATATTTTCGAAATAGAAGTCGTCAGGCCCTATTCTACCAGCTACAACACCGTGCTGGAAGAAGCCCAGCGCGACCAGAGAGAACAGGCGCGTCCCGCGCTCAAATCTCACGTCGGGGACATGGGACAATATGACGTGATTTTTCTGGGTTATCCAAATTGGTGGGCGTCTATTCCCATGCCCGTGGCGTCCTTTTTGGAGGAATACGATTTTTCCGGCAAAACAATCGTCCCGTTTTGCAGTCACGGCGGAGGGCGTCTCGGGCAAAGCGTGACGGCGATCGCCAAGCTCTGCCCTCAGTCCAAAATCGTGGAGGCGCTTTCCGTCCACTACAGCGGCGGCGGTTCGCTGAAGAGCGACATCGCTGCGTGGCTCAAAAAAATCGGCATTGGGCAATAGGAAACAGGAAAAAATGCCGTTCAAACTGGTACTGAGGCTGTTTATCGACCTTTGCATGACGGCGCTTCTCCTGTTCGCGCTGGCTTATCGCATTACGGGAGACGCGCCTCATGAATGGATCGGCGTTGCCGTTTCCATCCTGTTCGTCGTGCATAACGCCATAAACTGGCGCTGGTATCAGGGACTTTTCAGGGGGAAGTACGATTTGCGCCGCATTCTGAACACCCTCGTCAACCTGCTTCTTCTCGCCACAATGACGACCCTGGTGGTGAGCGGGATACTGCTTTCCCGGACGGTCTTCGCTTTCATGGGGTTCAGCGGAGGAATGGCTGTTCGTCAGACGCATACCTGCGCCGCTTACTGGGGGCTGGTTTTGATCTCCGTACACCTCGGAATGCACTGGGAAATGATCATGGCCGCAATGCGAAGAATGCTCAGGATCACGGAATCCAACCGACTGCGTACAACAGTCCTGCGGATTACCGCGGCGCTGATTTGCGTCTACGGCGTGTACGCCTCATTCGACAGGGAAATGGGCGCGAAATTGTTTTTGGGCTATTCTTTCGACTTCTGGGACCCGGACAGGCCCGCCGTTTTATTCTTCACTCACAATCTGGCTGTTATGGGCGTTTATGTCTGCGTCACCCACTGCGTTTTGAAACTGTTGACCCGTCGACGCAAATCGACCGAAGGGGCGCAGTGAGATTCGGGGGAGCTGTCCGGAAAATCAAAGGTTAAGGTACAATTGGTATGAGACCGGATACTCCGAGGAGGTTTTTGTGTAAGATGAAGAAAAAATTGCTGGCGGCGGTGTTGTTGATTACGGCGGCGGCCTGGTTGCTCCCCCTGGCGGCTGGGGCGGATCTTCCGAAGGTTTTTCCGGAGTTCTCCACCAGAGGGCTGACGGGTGAGAAGGTTTCGAACGCGCTGTTTGCCGAAAAAAAGGTCACGATGCTCAACATCTGGGCGACCTGGTGCCCGCCCTGCATCGGAGAGATGCCGGAGCTCGCCAGCCTGGCGCGGTCCATGCCCGAAGGCAGCCGGATGGCGGGGCTCATCCTCGACGTCACCAACAGGGAGACGGCGGACAGGGCCAAAAGCATCCTCCGGCAGTCTCAGGCCGATTTTCTTCAGATTCTCCCCGTGGAGGCTCTCCAGCCCCTTCTGTTGGAAATTTCGGCGATTCCCACGACGATTTTCGTCGATTCCACCGGAAAAATCGTCGGCAGGGTTCTCGTAGGGGCGCGCTCCGAAAAAGCGTACCGCGTGGAGCTCGAACAGCTCCTCGCCTCCATGTAAACATGTAAAAAATGTGAGAATGTAAAAAAGTAAAAATCAGGGGAACAGCGCTTATTGCAGAGCCTTTCTGACCCGCCCCCGGGCTTTGTCCAGTCTGGCCTCGGCGGCCTGAGGGGTGCAGTGCAGCAGAAGGGCCACCGTGGCGATCTTGCAGTTTCCCCCGCAGCGATCCAGCATTGCCCGCGCGGTTTCCCGATCCGTCTCGGCGGCGGTCATCACGATATTTTCCGCCCGAACCCGCAGCTTTTCGTTGGTGGCCAGAACATCGATCATCAGATTTTTGTAAATTTTCCCCATCTCAGCCATGGCAACGGTGGAAAGCATGTTCAGGATCATCTTCTGCACCGTTCCCGCCTTCAGCCGGGTGGAGCCGGTCAGGATCTCCGGGCCCGGAACGGCCTCGATGGCCACCCGCGCGGCTTCGGAAAGAGGAGAACCCCGATTGCAGGCGAGTCCCACAGTGGAGGCGCCGATTTTTCGGGCGTACTCCAGCCCTCCCAGCACGTAGGGGGTCCGCCCGCTGGCGGCGATCCCCACCAGGGTATCCCGGGGCTCCAGTCCGATCCGGCGCAGGTCCTCGGTTCCCGCCCCAAAGTCGTCTTCGGCCCCTTCGACGGCCTCGGTGAGGGCCCTTTCTCCTCCGGCGATCAGCCCCACAACCCTTCCCGGAGGTACGCCGAAGGTGGGGACGCACTCCGCCGCGTCCAGCACGCCCAGGCGTCCGCTGGTTCCGGCCCCCATGTAAATCAGCCGGCCTCCCGCTCTGAAAGAGGCCACCACGAGCTCCAGCGCCTTTTCGATCTGGGGCAGCGCCTCGCGGACCGCGACTGCCGCCCGGGCGTCCTCGTCGTTCATCACCCGCAGGAACTCGGACACGGACAGGGCGTCCAGCTCCATGCTCCGCGGGTTGCGGGCCTCGGTGGACAGGCCTTCCAGCTCGATCATCGCTTTCGGGGCGCGGGGGTGATGTTCCCCAGAACGACGAAACTGGAGGCTCCGGTGGCTCCCGGCATGTTCGAGGGCCTGCCCCGAAGGGTCTCGTGGGCCATGAGGGCGAAGGCCACGGCTTCCTTGGCGTCCGAGTTCCAGCCCAGATCCTCCTGGGTCAGTATTTCGCACTCGGGCAGAAGCCGGGCGATTTCGCGGCGCAGGGTTTCGTTGTGGACGCCGCCCCCTGAGAGAATCACCTCCCGGGCCGGACAGCGGGGGAAAACGTAGCGGCGGTAGTTGATTTCCATGGTGACGGCGGTGTAGCGGGTGGCGGTGGCCAGCCAGTCCGCTGGGGCGACTTCGGGGTGGGCCGCCAGCGCCGCCTTCACGAACTGCTCTCCGTACAGTTCCCGGCCCGTGGCCTTGGGAGGCGGGGCCGCGACGTAGGGCAGAGCCGTCCATTCGGACAGAATATCCTCCCGAACCGCGCCTGTCGCTGCGATTTGCCCGTCCTTATCGAAGTCCGCGCCGTAAAATCGCTTCGCCAGGCCGTCGATGATCATATTGCCGGGTCCCGTGTCGAAGGCGAAAACGTCTTCCGGCGCGCAGTTCGCGGGCAGTCCCGTCACGTTGCCGATTCCTCCCAGATTTTGCAGGACGCGGGGCCGGTCGGACCGGTACAGGCGATACTCGGCCCAGGGGACCAGAGGCGCTCCCCGTCCTCCCGCCGCCATGTCCATGGCCCGCATTCCGGAGACCACCGCGATGCCCGTCTCCCAGGCGATAACGGCGGGTTCGCCGATCTGCAGCGTGGAGGCCTGCCATTCCCCTTCATCTTCGGCGATGTGATACACCGTCTGCCCGTGGGATCCGATGCATTCCACCTCCTCCGGCTTCACTCCCGCCTGTTCCCGAAGCGACTCCGCCACCCGGGCGAACCAGCTTCCCATCTCCACGTTCAGGCTGCAGGTCAGCCGGATGTTCGACCGGGACAGGGAACAGCAGTCCAGCACTCTGGTCCGCAGGGCCTCCGGCATGGGCTGCGTGACGAAAGCCACCGGATGGATCTCCTCTTTGCCGCCTTCATCGTCGATTCGGATCAGAGCCGCGTCGCACCCGTCCAGTGAAGTCCCGCTCATCATTCCGATAACGTAAGCCATGATAAGACCTCCGAAAATGATTTTCGCAATGGTGCTATAAATTGTGGCAGGCCGCCAGATGGTCCGTTTCCGCCATGACCGTCTCCGGCGCTTTCTCCCGGCAGATCGGCGCCGCACGGGGGCAGCGGGTGTGGAAGGGACATCCCGTTGGAGGCGTCAGGGGGCTGGGAACGTCGCCCTCCAGAATCAGGCGTTTTTTTCTTTGCAGAGGGTCCCGGGAGGGGACGGCGGACAGGAGCGCCTGAGTGTAGGGATGAAGGGGATTTTCGTAAATTCGCTCCGTGTTCCCCTGTTCCGCGATGCGCCCCAGGTACATCACTCCAACTCTGTCGCTGATGTGGCGCACCACGTTCAGGTCGTGGGAGATGAAGATCAGCGACAGCCTCATTTCCCGCTGAAGGGTCATCAGCAGATTCAGAATCTGAGCCTGAATCGACACGTCCAGCGCCGAGACCGGCTCGTCCGCCACCACGAAGCGCGGGCGGCTGATCAGAGCTCTGGCGATGGCGATCCGCTGGCGCTGCCCTCCGGAGAACTGGTGAGGATAACGGGCCGCCTGGTCGGGAGTCATGCCCACCAGAGAAAGCATTTCCCTCACCTTTTCCCGAAGCTCGGTTCGGTTCAGGGCGGGAAAATGGACCTTCAGCGGCTCGGCGAGGAGGGCTCCGGCGGTCATGCGGGGATTGAGGGCCCCGGCGGGGTTTTGAAAGATGAACTGCATGTCGCGCCTTTTTTCCCGCAGCTCCGCCGCGCTCAGGGTCCTCAGATTCACTCCGTCGAACAGCACTTCCCCCTCCGTGGGCTCGATCAGACGCAGAACGCTGGCTCCGGTGGTGCTTTTCCCGCAGCCGCTCTCTCCCACCAGGGCGAACACCTCCTGCCCTCCCACGCGAAAGCTCACGTCCTCGACGGCGTGAACGTACCCCGTCGTCCTGCGCAGAAGCCCCCGCCGGACGGGGAACCAGGTCCTCAAATGCCGAACGTCCAGCAGAACCTCCTTCATCCTTCCACCTCGTCTTTCTGCAGAAAGCACCGGCACAGGCGTCCCGACGCGATCTCCGTCAGGGCGGGCATGGCCTCCGCGCATTTTTTCATTTTACGGGAGCAGCGTCCGGCGAACCGGCAGCCCGTCCCCCATTCTCCGCCGGGAGGGACGACGCCGGGGATGATATGAAGCTCCTGACCGGGGCCTCCCAGAGCGTTCACGGACTCCAGCAGGCCAAGGGTGTAGGGGTGGGCGGCGTTGTGAAAAAGATCCGCCGCGGAGGCCTGTTCCACGACCTGTCCCGCGTAAAGCACCGCAACCTCCTGGCAGGTCTCGGCGATGACCCCCAGATCGTGGGTGATCATGACGATGGAGGTGTCGTTGGATTCCTTCAGCTCGTTCATCAGGTCGAGGATCTGGGCCTGAACGGTCACGTCCAGCGCGGTGGTGGGCTCGTCGGCAATGAGCAGCCGGGGATTGTTGAGCATGGCCATGGCGATCATGACCCGCTGAATCTGTCCGCCGGAAAGCTGATGGGGATAGCTGGCGAGAACCTGTGCGGGGTGGGAAATTTTCATGCGGCGCAGCATGGAGGCCGCCTGCTCGGTCGCCTCTCTGCGGCTTTTGCTCTGCCGGTCGTGGAAGGTCAGAGCCTCCCTCATCTGGAACTCCACCGTAAAGAGGGGATCCAGAGCCGTCAGAGATTCCTGAAAAATCATTGCGATTTCGTTCCCCCGCAGGTCGCGCATTTTGTCCGGGGCCAGGCCGATCATCTCCAGATCCCCCTCCGGCCGCCGGAAATGGGCCGTTCCCTCCAGAACCCGCAGAGGCCAGGGCAGAAGCTGAAGCAGCGCCCCAGCCGTGATGCTTTTGCCGCAGCCGCTTTCTCCCACGATGCCGAAGCTCTGCCGCTTTTTGACGGTCAGGTCCAGCCGGTCCAGCAGACGGACGTATCCGGCCCCCCGTGGGATTCCAATGCGGAGCCCTCGAACTTCCAGCAGGTTTTGCGCCTGATCGTCGCTTCGCGTCATTTCCATCTTTAAAATATTCCCACTTTAAAATATTCCCATTTCAAATTAATCTCACTTCAGGCGCATCGTCACAGCTTCAGACGGGGGTCGAGAACGTCTCTCAGACCGTCCCCCAGCAGGTTGAACGAGAGAATGGTCAGAACGATGAAAAGAGCCGGAAAAATCACCAGCCAGGGCGCGATTTCCATGAATTTGCGGGCGTCGGAGAGCATGGAGCCCCAGGAGGGGTCCGGCGGCTGAATTCCCAGCCCAAGAAAACTCATGGAGGCCTCCGTCAGAATGGCTCCGGAAAGCGCCAGCGTCACCTGCACCAGAAAGGGGGACAGCACGTTGGGGGTCACGTGGCGCAGCAGAACCCGCGCCGGACTGAGTCCGATGGAGTGGGCGTTGCGGATGTAGTCCATGGATTTGACGGACTTGACCGAGGCTCGCACCGTTCGGGTGAACACCGGAATGTTCACGATGCCGATGGCGATCATGGTGTTGACGATGCCGGGGCCCAGCGCCGAAACGATAAAGAGCGCCAGCAGAATCGAGGGAAAGGCGAAGAGGACGTCCATGAGCATCATGATCGCCGTTTCGGTCTTTCCCTCGAAAAAACCGGCGATCAGCCCCAAAATGTACCCCGCTCCCGCCGCTATGCCCACGGAAACCAGCCCCACCGTCAGCGATACACGGGAACCGCAGACGATGCGGCTGAACACGTCCCGACCGAAGTTGTCCGTCCCGAAAAAGTATTGGAGGCCCGGGGCGGCCAGTTTGGCCTTCATGTGCATTTCCGCCGGGTCGTAGGGCGCGATCCAGGGCGCGAACGCCGCCATGAGAACGATCAGAAGAATGCCCGCCATCCCCGCCCGGCCCATAGGGTCGCCC
This region includes:
- a CDS encoding TlpA family protein disulfide reductase, which translates into the protein MKKKLLAAVLLITAAAWLLPLAAGADLPKVFPEFSTRGLTGEKVSNALFAEKKVTMLNIWATWCPPCIGEMPELASLARSMPEGSRMAGLILDVTNRETADRAKSILRQSQADFLQILPVEALQPLLLEISAIPTTIFVDSTGKIVGRVLVGARSEKAYRVELEQLLASM
- a CDS encoding anhydro-N-acetylmuramic acid kinase, whose amino-acid sequence is MAYVIGMMSGTSLDGCDAALIRIDDEGGKEEIHPVAFVTQPMPEALRTRVLDCCSLSRSNIRLTCSLNVEMGSWFARVAESLREQAGVKPEEVECIGSHGQTVYHIAEDEGEWQASTLQIGEPAVIAWETGIAVVSGMRAMDMAAGGRGAPLVPWAEYRLYRSDRPRVLQNLGGIGNVTGLPANCAPEDVFAFDTGPGNMIIDGLAKRFYGADFDKDGQIAATGAVREDILSEWTALPYVAAPPPKATGRELYGEQFVKAALAAHPEVAPADWLATATRYTAVTMEINYRRYVFPRCPAREVILSGGGVHNETLRREIARLLPECEILTQEDLGWNSDAKEAVAFALMAHETLRGRPSNMPGATGASSFVVLGNITPAPRKR
- a CDS encoding flavodoxin, producing the protein MKIILMLCVFCLFMISGAASSAKAAEKGKILVAYFSWGGNTRGTAKEIHAQTGGDIFEIEVVRPYSTSYNTVLEEAQRDQREQARPALKSHVGDMGQYDVIFLGYPNWWASIPMPVASFLEEYDFSGKTIVPFCSHGGGRLGQSVTAIAKLCPQSKIVEALSVHYSGGGSLKSDIAAWLKKIGIGQ
- a CDS encoding SUMF1/EgtB/PvdO family nonheme iron enzyme; this translates as ADNSSAKALMELLSVKPLTIQMQDYGGFEKVGSLGRTLPRNDEQINTTAGDLILYQGNRFVIYYSTNSWNFTRLGRIDKATAGELKAALGDGDVSVTLSVANAVSSKMPEDLIFVQGGTFTMGSPAEELDRISDEIQHSVAVSGFYLAKSEVTQKEYRELRGGNPGEHSGDDLPVESVTWFDAVRFCNARSEKEGLTPAYVINGESVTWNRAANGYRLPTEAEWEYACRAGTTTPFNTGRTITDKEANINNSYGYNKDASGRVIGGYRQKIIAVNSFSPNPWGLFDMHGNVGEWCWDWYGDYNASERIDPAGAVSGVYRVVRGGGWNDFPKHARSAYRAATPPNEGMYNIGFRVARNEK
- a CDS encoding ATP-binding cassette domain-containing protein, which translates into the protein MKEVLLDVRHLRTWFPVRRGLLRRTTGYVHAVEDVSFRVGGQEVFALVGESGCGKSTTGASVLRLIEPTEGEVLFDGVNLRTLSAAELREKRRDMQFIFQNPAGALNPRMTAGALLAEPLKVHFPALNRTELREKVREMLSLVGMTPDQAARYPHQFSGGQRQRIAIARALISRPRFVVADEPVSALDVSIQAQILNLLMTLQREMRLSLIFISHDLNVVRHISDRVGVMYLGRIAEQGNTERIYENPLHPYTQALLSAVPSRDPLQRKKRLILEGDVPSPLTPPTGCPFHTRCPRAAPICREKAPETVMAETDHLAACHNL
- the murQ gene encoding N-acetylmuramic acid 6-phosphate etherase, which gives rise to MIELEGLSTEARNPRSMELDALSVSEFLRVMNDEDARAAVAVREALPQIEKALELVVASFRAGGRLIYMGAGTSGRLGVLDAAECVPTFGVPPGRVVGLIAGGERALTEAVEGAEDDFGAGTEDLRRIGLEPRDTLVGIAASGRTPYVLGGLEYARKIGASTVGLACNRGSPLSEAARVAIEAVPGPEILTGSTRLKAGTVQKMILNMLSTVAMAEMGKIYKNLMIDVLATNEKLRVRAENIVMTAAETDRETARAMLDRCGGNCKIATVALLLHCTPQAAEARLDKARGRVRKALQ
- a CDS encoding ABC transporter permease, yielding MNKNSPDHGRFKSISVLLGDPMGRAGMAGILLIVLMAAFAPWIAPYDPAEMHMKAKLAAPGLQYFFGTDNFGRDVFSRIVCGSRVSLTVGLVSVGIAAGAGYILGLIAGFFEGKTETAIMMLMDVLFAFPSILLALFIVSALGPGIVNTMIAIGIVNIPVFTRTVRASVKSVKSMDYIRNAHSIGLSPARVLLRHVTPNVLSPFLVQVTLALSGAILTEASMSFLGLGIQPPDPSWGSMLSDARKFMEIAPWLVIFPALFIVLTILSFNLLGDGLRDVLDPRLKL
- a CDS encoding ABC transporter ATP-binding protein codes for the protein MEMTRSDDQAQNLLEVRGLRIGIPRGAGYVRLLDRLDLTVKKRQSFGIVGESGCGKSITAGALLQLLPWPLRVLEGTAHFRRPEGDLEMIGLAPDKMRDLRGNEIAMIFQESLTALDPLFTVEFQMREALTFHDRQSKSRREATEQAASMLRRMKISHPAQVLASYPHQLSGGQIQRVMIAMAMLNNPRLLIADEPTTALDVTVQAQILDLMNELKESNDTSIVMITHDLGVIAETCQEVAVLYAGQVVEQASAADLFHNAAHPYTLGLLESVNALGGPGQELHIIPGVVPPGGEWGTGCRFAGRCSRKMKKCAEAMPALTEIASGRLCRCFLQKDEVEG
- a CDS encoding DUF4405 domain-containing protein; translated protein: MPFKLVLRLFIDLCMTALLLFALAYRITGDAPHEWIGVAVSILFVVHNAINWRWYQGLFRGKYDLRRILNTLVNLLLLATMTTLVVSGILLSRTVFAFMGFSGGMAVRQTHTCAAYWGLVLISVHLGMHWEMIMAAMRRMLRITESNRLRTTVLRITAALICVYGVYASFDREMGAKLFLGYSFDFWDPDRPAVLFFTHNLAVMGVYVCVTHCVLKLLTRRRKSTEGAQ